TTCATCTCACCAGCAAGCATGCCTTCGCTGTGCATCAGCGCGACCTCCTTAACTTTGAGGGCGCCCTCTAATGCAGTGGCATAGTTATAACCTCTTCCGAAAACAAGGAGGGACTCTGAATCGATCAAGGAATAGGCAAGCTCCTTCATTTCAGCATCAAGTTTGAGAACTTCACTGACACAGCCTGCATTGTACAGTACACGCATTCAGGACCTCGGGAGCATCACTAAAAAAAGAAAGCATTTTTCTTGGCAGCATAATAAACTTTTGTATCCAACTCAACATACTTGGAAGACTGGTAAGTCCACTGATGATAGCATCCCTTCTAGCTTGAGTGGATATTTGATCAGATCCAATAGCCAAAGCCATCATCGCCATGGCTACTATCTGACTTGTATATGCCTGCAAGATTGGCAGGTATCTTTGTTAGGACATACAGTATGAGATGGAAAAATTAGGATAGTCATTACAGGAAGAAAATTTAAATAGACTAACCTTGGTACTGGCCACACCAATCTCACAACCAGCATTGATATGAACTCCACAGTGTGTTTTTCTCGACAGTGTGCTTCCAACAGTATTTGTTATGCCAACACAAAGGGCACCATTTTCTAGTGCATAATCAAGAGCAAGGAGGGTATCTGCTGTCTCCCCTGACTGACTAACAAAAACTGCAGTGTCTTCCCTATAGATGGGACCTTGTCTGTCCAGCAAGTCACTTGCAACCTCCATAGTTACAGGAATACCTATGATCCAAATAGAGCAAGGAAAAAGGACTTAAACTACAGGACCCTAAATTCTAATTGCATCGACGAATTCCAAAATTTTCATCATAAAGGCAATACAGCTGGGATAATTGATTGGACTTACCGGTCAGTTCTTCCACAAAAGTTCTTGCAGCTAAGGCAGCATTGTAACTTGTACCACAGCCAATAAAAACCACCCTTCTACAGCGCCTAATTGTTTTGAGATGTTCCTTCAGTCCACCTAAAAGAACCCCACCATCCTTTAGCCTGCCCCTCATTGTTGTTGTTAACGAATGTGGTTGTTCATGGATTTCTTTTTGCATGAAGTGATCATAACTTCCTTTCTTTATTTGTTCAACTTCCATCTCAAGAACAGATAATGCTCGTTGCACAAATGCTGGCTTCTCTTTGTGAGGGTCAAACTTGAGGATAGATACACTGCCATCCTGCAATGCTTAAACCAATCAGGAATAGTAGAAGGTAGGGAATTATATTTCTTGGATATAACATCATGGTGGCAGGGAATCAAGACTAGCATTGATGATTATCAAGGTCTAGAAAACCTAAAATTAAAATAGAGAAACCTTTATAAACAAAATTACTGGCAACTTAAAAGCCAGAAAATGCATGTAAACTCACAAACAAGCCCTTAAAAGATACCTTAATATGCACAATTTCATTATCTTCAAGAGCTAAATAGTTCTTCGTATGCTCTACAATAGCACACAGATCACTGGAGAAAAATAATTCTTTGGGCTTTCCATTTGTTGTCAAGGTTTTGACATCATGAAATGGTTTCCCATTTTGTTGACCACTCAATTCCTGCAAGACAAGAGACACTAGTCATGATatgtatattatattatataggAAATAATTCCAATTCAATAATACTATTATAAGATATATACAAGTGCTTTTTTTTACATAACAAAATGTACAGTACAGTGTCACATTACTGAAAAGGTTGTCCGGAAATAGAATCAATCTTGAACTACATAAATGCATGGTTCTTAAGGTCGAACAGTGTAGAGCAAAACGTGTGGCAATTAACAAGTTCATTACTATATTGACTAAGTGATGGTGGACTTGTTAATAATTTCATAGATGAGAGAAGGTTATGATAGTGAAAGTCAGTTATAGGATACTATTCATGGAATAATGGAATTAACATTATTTAATGCTTTATGTGTAACTATTATGCTGTTTTCCTctgtcatatatttttgaagcaGATGACGACAAGAAAAGGTTAACTTTAGTGCCTCATTGTAACATAAGATGAAGCTAAGAACACGCAAAGCAAAAACAAAAGAAGATTAGTTTATTTTCCTCATATTAAACCTACTCAATTGCCGAAGGGTATAAGGATATTATTTCGCTCACATTAACACCAAGTATCAGTGTGCTTCCTCGTTTGCATGCAATCAATTCATTTGGATAGTGTGGACTTTTAAAGATAAGTGCATAAGCTCCTTCCAGCTGCCTCATAACTTCCATAACAACTTGGCTAAATGTCACATCACCTGAGGAAATGATAAACAATGTAAAGAATTGCTATAGTTAAAGATAAATCACAGATGGGTTCAGTCAGCAATTATATATTTTGTAATGCAATAGTAAGTATTCTTCCAAGCTGAAGGAACTCTTCTGCCAAGTTTAGAGTCGTGTGTTGCCAAAGAAGTatctacatttttttttgaactgtaCAGCAGGGGAGACCCCCACTGTGGTAATATATTAATATTAATAAAAATAAGTAAAAAAAACTGTACAAAGCATGGGGATGGCATGAtccccatatatatatattatatatatatatatataagaaacTTCAGATGCTACACATGGTAACTACTGTACAGAATTGACCCAATTCAGGAAGTCCTCTCTACTGTTATCTTTTAGTCTGTGAGATTGTAACTTGGCCTCCTCAACGAAGTGGAAGGTCCATGAGTTGATGGATGGCCTGATGCCCTCAAATATCAAAGCATTCCTCTGTTTCAAGTATCTACATTCTACTAGAAAGTGTTAAGCAGAAATAGCATGTGTGTATCGACTATTCCCTCATCTACTTCCTAGGGGGACAATATCAATGTTTTAGCCATAGTGTAATGCTCCAAGGAAACAATTTAAGAGAATCTACAGACTAGATGGCCCAGATAAATATCAGAAGGTTATTTTTTCTGCTTTATGGTTATGACAGCAATGTTGCAATTCCAAGATAAAAATGCAGTACCTTCTTCATCATGAGATTTATCAAAAACAAATTTTGCTAGTTTCGGTATGACTTCTGTATCTGTATCAGACTCAAAGGTGAAACCATGCCTAGTTAGTGTCTCTTTCAGGACCTGCACAAATATGTCAAAAAATTAGGTTATAATTGTAATTTACCATGTTATCATACAGTGCCACATTAGTGTACAACGGTATAAGGGGGATGAAAATGATCACATACATTCAAGTTTCAAATGGTTGAGGCTTGTCATAGATTTCCAATAAATACAAGATCAACTTTGAAATCTAACATTGAGAATTGTGAATCATCATTTACATaattagacaaaaaaaaattggtgaAGTACTCTTCAGAACTAGATATTCAATTTGTTAAATAGTAAACAATATGCTGCAGTAACTTTTCCTAGTACCAGAAATTTTATGAGCTTTTAAACTAATGGGCAGATTCCCTCTTTAAAAAATAGGAAGATAATGAGACATCCCATGTGGAGGGGCTCAAAGCATAGACTTTCACATGGGGCGCAAGCTGGTACAGGCGTGTGGTTTCAAAGATCCGTGTGCACTCACAGCTATAAAGATTATACAGAATAAAACAAACAATACACAAGAATTGTATTGCATAATATCACAATGACAAAGTAAGCAGACCTCATAGTTTGTGATGATGCCATTGTGGACAACCAAGAACTCATCGCCGGCACCAGAAGATTGGGGGTGGCTATTCCTCGGGGCAGGCACACCATGTGTGGCCCATCTGGTGTGGGCAATCCCAGCATGCACGCTGAACGCAACATCCAAGTTCACATCCTTCTCATCAACCTCTGCGAAATAATATTATTATTATAAACACGAAAGCTGGAGTAAGATTTAGCTTCTGTGCTACTCCTATAGCATGAATGACAGGAGCACCAAAACTGCAATGGTAACTTTGTCACTTTGTGTAGCATGGAGTTGCATGGAAATCGAAAATAAAGGGGTGTTGAAGTGCCGAACTGCATAACATTTTGAAATTTCAAAAGTGGCATAAACTAAGGAACAAATTTGATCCGAATGGGTTCAACTTATTTTTGGGGGTTATACAAGGCCATGGACACGTGAAGTTCGAGATGTGGAGAAAAGGGATACTAAATTTTTGGGAGTACGCTATTTCAATGTCAAAATGCGAAATAAGAAAAGCAGAATTATCCAAAATTACAACACCAAGTAACGAAGTTGCCCTGGAATTGTGACATGAAACCCGGTTAAAATCGAAGCTTTTACCGCTTGAAGCAGCCAAAAATCCGCTTTGAGCCAGGAAGCATTCAGGAACCAAAGGTTGAAAAGgacaaaagcaaaaaaaaaaaatcaaaagagaACTGACCGGAGTAGACGGATCGCACGAGGTTCTCGATCTTGCCCTCCTGGCGGAacacgagcggcggcgccccgaCGTACGGCGCATCAGGCggggaagcagaggaggagggcggggtGCGGTCGGCGTCGAGCGCGATCCCGGAGGAGTCGTAGCCGCGGTactcgaggcggcggaggccgttGAAGAGGACCTCGAGGATGTAGCGGCGCTCCCGCGACACATTGTAGTTGAGGTAGGCGAAGATCCCGCACATCCTGGCCGGGGAGCGGGCGGGGCTTCTAGAACCTTCTGCTCCGGAGGAGAGGCAGGTTCTAGGCACTGTGGGAGGGGCAAGGAATTGTTGTGTACAGGCCAGGTCGTACGAGTCTACGAGAAGAGAAGCGGTTATGTAGCTGCGTCGGCCGGCCGGAGAAGACGAGGGCGGACGGTGGAGGAAGgctggaagagaagaagaagaagccgcgTCGTTTCGATGGCCGACGGGGTGGACTCGGGCCCAGTGCTACGACTCGCGCCACGTTTGgaatttttctggatttttgctGAGATCGAAATCGAACTTAATTAATTGACCCACCAAGATGTATAGAAAACGTAACCAGGTTGGAGTTGCCGAAAATCCTGCTTGCATAGGAAGAGGACGGCCGTTCCTTCCCCTCCTTTCTCGTCGCTACAGTACAGACAGGCGAAAGGGTGGGCGACGTCGATTCCAGCGGTTCCCTTCTTCCTCCGGTGTCCTCTTAGGCGCCGGAGGAGAAGGGGAGCTGGAATCGACCGCCGGCTATACTTACTAGCTTAGGTTGTATAGATCTTAGGTCCTGTTTGGGACCGAGTCCTCAAAACGCACGCCGCGTTTAAGCGGTAAGCGGCCGACGGCTCGCTTCTCGCTTTTTTCCCCACCCACGTTCATTCACTCAATTATCGCGTGGCTGGCGATGCCCCAACGCGCGACGGACGCAAGGTGTTTGGCGGGTTTTTTCTGCGTTTTCCGCGGAAACGCAGCGCCAACGCCGTCCCAAACACGCCCTTAGTGTAGTCTAGGTTTCCCCTTAAAGACAACTTCGTGTGGGATCTTTTGGtcttcgtcggcggcggcggtctaccggcggccggcgatgaCGTCTGTGCTCCGACGCAGCTGTGGTTACCCAATAAGGCTGCGTGGTGGAGGTTTGTGCTCTATCTTCTAGCAGTTGCGATGGGGGATAGATCTTGGGTGCTCCCCCGGGGCTTTGGTTTCCGCGCTAGTGATTTCATCACTGGCGGCGGGTTGGCTGCTGGGCTACTGCTTCGTTGTCGAGGTGTTGGTGCCAGcttcgtctccggcgagccTGTCGTGGTGCGCCAGGAGTTTGcgtctcttcttcctctgttggCCAGACTGCTGATTTCCGTTCAACGCTTTACATCCATCTTGGTTGGTCCGAGGTGGTGGCTCTTGCAGCTTAACCAAGATTTGGAGTCTGCTATTGGAGGATTTGGAGGTGCGGGTGTCGGTGGCGGAGATCGACCGGGTGATGAAAGGAAGAATGTATAGGAGTCCTAGGGACttccttgtaattttctttttctttatgtaCCTGGTTGAAAAGGGGATGTACTGTGCTTCACATTAATATATCTTCCCttatcgcaaaaaaaaaaggttggagTTGCCGAATTGGAGCGATCCGATTGGTTATCTTTAGCATGTTGGCAGCAAAGCCATTCTCCATTCACACATGTGCGGTCAGCTATGAATCACCGATACTTCAAAATGGATGCCGTACCCGTATCCGATACGGCCCGATACGGCGATACGCCCCGATACGCGTATCGGGAAGTAtcgaaaaattatgatttaaaaataaaagattTAATTCCCGATACTCCGTCCGATACTTCCCGATACTCTGTCCGATACTTTTGGGCCAATAACACCTCATTTGAAAGAGTATCGGGAGCCCGTCAACGTAGGCCCATCCAGATTGAACTAATCATTTAGCTATATTTGGTTGAACTTGAACATTTACTACGTATGTTGGCTCTTTGGAAATGTAATATTTATTATCTATTTCGTTCTTACGAATTATTTGGCAATTtacatttttaaaaatatatatacttgCCGTATCGGCGTAtccttattttttaaaaatcgCCGTATCGCCGTACCCGTACCCGTATCGGCGTATCGCGTATCGGTGATACTTAGGCGGTCAGCCATGGGCAGCTCGGTTATCTCGTCTTGATTTCTCCCGTCGTTTTCTCTCTCGTGTCCTCTCCTTTGTGAACGAAGGTGCGCAGTCGTAGGCGAGGGGCGATGCATCGCCGAAAAACCAGCAGCAATACGATCTCACCCCTCCACCTTTGTGGTCAGTGTCCATGCTGATTGTTACCATcgagttttttctttttgttggtCTTGTTTCCAGCGACCATCATGAATTCCAGTGATATTATGAATCTTTGTACTACAGTGATATTATGAATTCCACATAAGGTTGGCAATATGTATTTTTTAGGAGAAGAGTAAAGAGAACCCTACtgaatatatttataaataaaatagGTAAAGAGTTTATGTACAAAGGTCTGCGAGAAGAAAACTCAACAGACATCAATTGATGTTATTCCGACTTAACAAAATCACTATTTATGGTAGAAATTTCTTCAACACTATTTTCTTCTCAACTTGCAAAGAATCTGTGCAAGATTCAGtagggccgtgtttagttgcgcgttgtaaagtttttgaaaaggcatctttctacatttgaagtactaaacatagactaattacaaaaataattacagaactcgtctgtaaatcgcgagacgaatctagcgagcctaattaatccgtcattagaggttatttactgtagcattactgtagcaatttagcatctaattacagcctaattaggttcattagattcgtctcgccatttacagacagcagtcgcaatgtgttttttatttcgtctagatttaagtctccatgcaggtgccggaaattttttttggaattttgattttttaactaaacacggcctagatTCCCATCTTCCATAAGTGCTACTACAGTGTAGGGAATTCTTTATGGAACACCATAAGTGCTTATCAGACCAGCCGAAATAGTGTTGCTGCTTGTGATGTCTATATGCACACTATACGTTGTTCCTCTTGATGGCACAAAATCCATTTGCAAACAAGGACAATGCATCAAATTGGACCACAAACAGTGAGTAGTGCAAAGGTTCGTCAGCTTTCATTAGACCTTCAGCGGATGATACTCTAAATGTCATCTCTGAAAACCTTATTACTAATTATACGCTCGATGACTTCAGCGTACATCCCCAAGTAAACTGTCTAACAGAGTATACACGTCAGTAACGTGCATAACTATGATGATACGTCGGTCCGAGTGAACAAATGTCATAAAAGAAAGAACCATGATGATACGTCGGTCCGAATGGCTAATTCTACATTTCGAAATTCATAGAACCATGTAAAATTCGATAGCGATCCTGAAGTTTGGGAGTTGATGATTCCAGTAGCAAAGAAAAGTCAAGTGGTAACAGTAGAATTATCTAAAATCACGACACACAATTTCCCCGAAATTGATTAATTCCCCTACTGCTAGCTGGGCTGGTTTCACACCACACCACGCCAGTTACCAATACGCCCATCATCATTGACCACAAAAGTAATTAAACTGCATCCCAAACAACAAACAGCACAAGCAGCCAAAACCCTTGCTGCTAACCCAGCATCCTCATGCGATTCCACAGGATGATTCGTCATGGCTACAATTAACTATATATCCAGTCTCCATGCAGCAAAAACATATTACACCTGTGATGCATGATGCATCAGCTAGTGACAACAGAATGACACGCCAAGCAAGAACCAATGGCACAACGTATGTGCATCATTTACTGTTGCACAAGGAAGACCAGTTAACATTATTATCATACTATTACTATATACGATTCCAGGATAATTCCAGCCAACCAAACAGGTGTATCTGTAGTTTACAGTTACTAACTGCCGCTCGAGAGAGCAGAGAGCCCTGCCTCAGTTCTTACCTTTTGGCCGGCGTGCACTTGCCTAATAAGGCTGTGTGAATTGGCAAAGCAGCTTCCATTTCCAACGGGGATCGCTGCAGGACCAGACTGGCATCGCCGCCCTGTCCCTGTCCGTCTCATTTCGTTTGTCAACCAAGTTACACCCAACCTAATACAAGAGAGCTGGACGGGACAAGGACAAAATCAAGCAGCCTAACTCCTATGCCTGCCTGTATGCTCACAGCACAGGACATCCCTTGTCTCGTCCTTGGAAACTCCTATGCAGTACAGCAAGCGCGCCAATGATCCGTACTCCTTCCTACGGCAACAACAATGCTTCTGCTCCGAATATGCGTTGAAAGCAAAGCAGACACACATTTCCTTCTCGTCATCATGCCATGACTTGTGAGAGAATCTCAACTTCacgcagcagcggcgaggcgaATCATCATGAAACCAGAGCCTGAAGATGAACCACCGCAGGTGCAGCAGCAGCTGGAGGCCAAGCCAAGGAGGCTCTACCAAGCCTGGAAGGGAAACAATGTATGCACAattctcctcatcttcttctttaCTCCTTCACCAGTAATTTGTTCTTTAGAGGCAAAGCTTGCGCCCATGAGGCAACCGCACAGCACCAGATAGATTACCTGCTCCACAAACTTCATATGATTTGCTACCAACTGAGCAGAATTTACTGACAAAACAGCTTCCTCAATCTGCAGATATTCCTGTGTGGTGGCCGGCTGATATTCGGACCAGATGCAGCATCCCTGCTGCTCACGACCTTCCTCATCATCGCCCCAACCATCATCTTCTGCTACCAGATGAAATCCAAATTCCACGACTCGAATAGTACTGGCCAACAGCATATGCATCGAGCAGCGTTGGTGATAGTCATCATCACCACGATTATGGTCAGTGTCCATCAAGTTGCTACTACAGCATAGGATAGGAGTATCTTTTAGGACCATCTTTGTCAACTCAATTGTTGTCCCCAGCAACTATCATGGATTCCAGAATGATATCAGACTTGATATCTGAATCTGTGACAAACATACCAATTGCCACGAGCCTAAAGCAGAAATAATTCGGTTCAACTTGGCCTCAAATGCAGGACCTGGTCTTCCTCTTCATGACATCTGCAAGAGACCCAGGAATAGTGCCAAGGAACACAAGAGCACCACCTGAAGCTGATGAATTACTGCTTGGCTCCAACACACCATCCATGGACTGGAGCGATGGGAGAACCCCACGGATGAGGTTTCGCCGGCCCAAGGATGTCATTGTGAATGGCTTCATGGTGAAGGTGAAGTTTTGCGAGACCTGTCTGCGTTACCGCCCTCCACGATCCTCGCACTGCTCCATCTGCAACAACTGTGTCCACAAGTTTGACCACCACTGCCCATGGGTTGGTCAGTGCATTGGACTTGTAAGTAAGAAACTTGTTACTATTAAGAGACTGTTGTAAGCCGTGGAATGAATTTTGCTTCAGTAAGAGACTGCAAGTGCCCAGACCTAGCCGAGTCTTCGTTACAGCACCTTGTATTTATCTCATTTTAAGCTGTTCCTGAATCTGCAGTGATCAACAAGCAATTTGTACTTATGCATAGTTGCATACAGCTCTAGTTGTACTATtaaccaaaaaaaaagatccACTTAGTTGTGTTAGACCAAACAGTTAGTGCCAGATTATCACAAAATCAACAGGGAAAGCTGTTAATTCTAACTGGGTTTGTTCATCATATTAGACATCTAACTAGGAAGTGAACTTCCAAAATTTCAAAAGTAGAAATGAACCACACAGAACATATGTCTCAGTAGCTGACTTTTGAGATCAAGGACAGAGCATTGTTAGCACTAAACACTGACTAGTCAAACATAATCCAAAGTCGCGTTTCTGAAATACAATATCATACAAATAAACACTGCCTAAGCAAGGTtttaaaaaacgctagacgctaggtgaacgctagcctatggtttagagttttttgtgattaaacgtagattaaacgtcttttgtgattaaacgacactgtgattaaacgcaacgctaggccaaagtttagagtttaatcaagattaaacgtagTTTTAAAACGTTTTTTAAAACAGGGTGCCTAAGTAAGTTGCATTAATATTTGCATtcttaaatagtttccttgagCTAGAATAATCACCATTTCTTTTCATGCTCCTTGCAGAGGAATTACCGCTACTTCTTCCTTTTCATAGCAACATCAACTTTCCTGTGCATATTCGTCTTTGTTTTTGCATGGCTGAGTGTCTACAGCCAAATGGAAGACAACGGTGGCTCTATGTGGATGGCCTTGCGCAAGGAAGCATACTCTTTTGCGCTAATCATATATAGTTCCATTGTTGTTTGGTTTGTCGGTGGCCTCACTGTATTCCATCTCTATCTGATCAGTACTAATCAGGTGGTTTACTTCCTTAAGttgcatatatttttttaagaatATTGTTATAAATCCTGATTCTCTTATACCAGACTTCAAGTAATGCATTTAACTGGGTTATATGATACACTGAGATAGTTTCAATATCTTAAACTGGTGGCTCAATCGGGAAATTAATCTCTCTGCTATTTTAATtggtttctcttttctttttgaatGGGAGATTGCTACTAAAAACTTCATTAAAATGCAAAGACTGTACACTACAAGCTACATACAGAAAGAAACAAATATGGTTTTCGATACAACATGTAGTACAGTGTAGAAACATACACATGAAGGTTGTGAACAATATATTGTCCAAATTGAAGTATTTTTATTTGTCTGCAAAGTAGCGTAAAGTTTTCAGCAATTGCAATGACTATCATAATCATGTTAGCACTTGTTAAATCCTGTAGTTTTAGCAACACTAACTGCATATCTTACAGACAACATATGAGAACTTCAGATACCATTATGACAAGAAAGACAATCCCTACAGAAAGAGAATTGCTGCAAACTTTGCGGAAGTGTTCTTTACCAAGATACCTCCTTCAATGGCCAATTTCCGTTCGTGGGTAGGTGAGGGTGCACTTGAAGCTGGATTCTACACTCCATACATTGGGCTGGATGTGACAACCCCAAGGGAGAAGATTGATCTAGACAGGGAAAACAAAGAAGTACTTGTTGGGGGGCGTGCAGATCCCAACAGTACTTCAGAACATAGACTATGGTTCCTTTGAATACAGCTCAGAGGACAAGAACAGGATTGAGGGCGAAAAAATAGTGCATTTTCCTTCAGATTGGGCACAGGGAAATGAAGGTGCACGAACATCTGCAACAGCTA
The genomic region above belongs to Panicum virgatum strain AP13 chromosome 8N, P.virgatum_v5, whole genome shotgun sequence and contains:
- the LOC120686049 gene encoding glutamine--fructose-6-phosphate aminotransferase [isomerizing] 2-like, whose product is MCGIFAYLNYNVSRERRYILEVLFNGLRRLEYRGYDSSGIALDADRTPPSSSASPPDAPYVGAPPLVFRQEGKIENLVRSVYSEVDEKDVNLDVAFSVHAGIAHTRWATHGVPAPRNSHPQSSGAGDEFLVVHNGIITNYEVLKETLTRHGFTFESDTDTEVIPKLAKFVFDKSHDEEGDVTFSQVVMEVMRQLEGAYALIFKSPHYPNELIACKRGSTLILGVNELSGQQNGKPFHDVKTLTTNGKPKELFFSSDLCAIVEHTKNYLALEDNEIVHIKDGSVSILKFDPHKEKPAFVQRALSVLEMEVEQIKKGSYDHFMQKEIHEQPHSLTTTMRGRLKDGGVLLGGLKEHLKTIRRCRRVVFIGCGTSYNAALAARTFVEELTGIPVTMEVASDLLDRQGPIYREDTAVFVSQSGETADTLLALDYALENGALCVGITNTVGSTLSRKTHCGVHINAGCEIGVASTKAYTSQIVAMAMMALAIGSDQISTQARRDAIISGLTSLPSCVSEVLKLDAEMKELAYSLIDSESLLVFGRGYNYATALEGALKVKEVALMHSEGMLAGEMKHGPLALVDENLPIIVIATHDACFSKQQSVIQQLLSRKGRLIVMCSKGDASAVCPNGSCRVIEVPGVADCLQPVINIIPLQLLAYHLTVLRGFDVDQPRNLAKSVTTQ